One Acidobacteriota bacterium DNA segment encodes these proteins:
- a CDS encoding adenylate/guanylate cyclase domain-containing protein, with translation MKKAAAGLAIGLAGAALVLALNALFSAMAGGAGLTPLDAVELKTYDWRMRQTARPETARKDIALVEIDEYSLRNLETNVGRWPWPRLVHSFLIDYLRHGKPRAIAYDINFAGADNRRFEFGGEEWTGEQSDKALVDAVRDAGNVILLADATFEGRKGDAPPPPDAGYRLGGRVYDRHVIFTPFGDLARAAAALGHNLFVLDADGPLRHTIPFVRSEGRYLPLLGAAAALRAAGVAPSQVRLDREALTLGDRAMPVSLRRLDTSQGTQEHVWALIDFRGQWLEDLKTRPYPHYSFFDLIYSNEQILAGVKPNVDPSVFRDKIVFVGVNAASLFDAFETPFARGRMPGIQIHAAVADDILSNRFMRPAGTGVRLFIVLLCALSVGAIATLVPAWYATAATIALAAALAWIATIAFGNGLWINLSQPVLVMSLALFGGVSYQYFVEGREKRQVKRLFGRYVSKDIYDQLVANPGLARLGGQRREMTVLFSDIRGFTTVSESGEPEDVVAVLNAYFTRMVDIVFKHGGTLDKFVGDMVMALFGAPLDDPDHADHAVEAALEMIEELQRLNAEWQTEGRPALDIGIGINTGPMIAGNIGSEAIMSYTAIGDAVNLGSRLESLNKNYGTRIIISEATRSRLKGGYTFRPLGDVVVKGKTRAVPIFEVVARSEAPV, from the coding sequence ATGAAGAAAGCAGCCGCAGGTCTGGCAATCGGTCTGGCGGGCGCCGCGCTCGTCCTGGCGCTGAACGCGCTGTTCTCCGCCATGGCCGGCGGCGCGGGACTGACTCCGCTCGATGCGGTCGAGCTGAAGACGTACGACTGGCGAATGCGTCAGACCGCGCGCCCCGAGACCGCGCGCAAGGACATCGCGCTCGTCGAGATCGACGAGTACAGCCTCCGCAACCTCGAGACCAACGTCGGCCGCTGGCCGTGGCCGCGCCTCGTGCATTCGTTCCTGATCGACTACCTGCGGCACGGCAAGCCGCGCGCGATCGCCTACGACATCAACTTCGCCGGCGCGGACAACCGCCGTTTCGAGTTCGGCGGCGAGGAGTGGACCGGCGAGCAGTCGGACAAGGCGCTCGTGGATGCCGTCAGGGACGCCGGCAACGTGATCCTCCTGGCCGACGCCACCTTCGAGGGCAGGAAGGGGGACGCGCCGCCTCCGCCGGATGCGGGATATCGACTGGGCGGACGTGTCTACGACCGCCACGTGATCTTCACGCCGTTTGGCGATCTGGCGCGGGCGGCCGCCGCGCTGGGGCACAACCTGTTCGTGCTCGACGCCGACGGCCCGCTGCGGCACACGATTCCATTCGTGCGCTCGGAAGGACGCTATCTCCCGCTGCTCGGCGCCGCGGCCGCGCTGCGCGCCGCCGGTGTTGCGCCATCCCAGGTCCGGCTCGATCGCGAAGCGCTGACGCTGGGAGACCGCGCGATGCCCGTTTCCCTGCGCCGTCTCGACACGAGCCAGGGGACGCAGGAACACGTCTGGGCGCTGATCGACTTCCGGGGGCAGTGGCTCGAGGACCTGAAGACCCGCCCCTATCCTCACTACTCGTTCTTCGACCTGATCTACTCGAACGAGCAGATCCTGGCGGGCGTGAAGCCGAACGTCGATCCTTCCGTGTTCCGGGACAAGATCGTCTTCGTCGGCGTCAACGCCGCCAGCCTGTTCGACGCCTTCGAAACTCCATTCGCGCGCGGCAGGATGCCCGGCATCCAGATCCATGCGGCCGTCGCCGACGACATCCTGTCGAACCGCTTCATGCGGCCCGCCGGGACCGGCGTGCGCCTGTTCATCGTGCTGCTGTGCGCGCTCTCGGTCGGCGCCATCGCCACGCTCGTGCCGGCCTGGTATGCGACCGCCGCGACGATCGCCCTCGCGGCGGCGCTCGCGTGGATCGCGACGATCGCGTTCGGCAACGGGTTGTGGATCAATCTGTCGCAGCCCGTACTGGTCATGTCGCTCGCGCTGTTCGGCGGCGTCAGCTATCAGTACTTCGTCGAGGGACGCGAGAAGCGGCAGGTGAAACGGCTCTTCGGCCGCTACGTGTCGAAGGACATCTACGATCAGCTCGTGGCGAACCCGGGCCTCGCGCGCCTCGGGGGACAGCGGCGGGAGATGACCGTGCTCTTCTCGGATATCCGCGGCTTCACCACCGTGTCCGAGTCGGGCGAGCCCGAAGACGTCGTCGCCGTGCTGAACGCGTACTTCACGCGGATGGTCGACATCGTCTTCAAGCACGGGGGCACGCTCGACAAGTTCGTCGGCGACATGGTGATGGCGCTCTTCGGCGCGCCGCTCGACGACCCGGACCACGCGGACCACGCCGTCGAAGCCGCCCTCGAGATGATCGAGGAGCTGCAGCGGCTCAACGCCGAGTGGCAGACAGAGGGGCGCCCTGCGCTCGACATCGGCATCGGCATCAACACCGGACCGATGATCGCGGGCAACATCGGCTCGGAAGCGATCATGAGCTACACGGCGATCGGCGACGCGGTGAATCTCGGCTCCCGGCTCGAGTCGCTCAACAAGAACTACGGCACCCGGATTATCATCAGCGAGGCGACCCGATCCCGGCTCAAAGGCGGTTACACCTTCCGTCCCCTGGGGGACGTCGTGGTCAAGGGAAAGACCAGGGCAGTCCCGATTTTCGAAGTGGTGGCAAGGAGCGAGGCACCAGTATGA
- a CDS encoding M48 family metalloprotease: MRTVVVAAAIVAIASPAYAQFGALNKGLKRAQQVQDLQITDSEEHQIGAEVSARLRARFGVVQDKEIHKYVTSVGMLLAQESTRASLPWTFIVLDTDGVNAFASPGGFIHVTKGALALIANEAQLAGVLGHEITHVTEKHTINAIRKSKAVQIGADEAGGNKGLLVKAMAGKVYEMVIENSFDRGDEGEADKKGVALAAKAGYAPAGLADFLATLAGRNKGQKERNGLFASHPETQDRIEKIRKDAASLKGSAALVAARYTSHVKYQPIDLTEVPQAGEGAAGLAGGSSSKSGETPKGETKAAQEQPRKKGFGLGSLKRAVAPEGQSAQVSASGGARGVGPDRNANGGPNAALVTVTVTAAELAAFKKGIA, translated from the coding sequence ATGAGGACAGTGGTCGTGGCAGCGGCAATCGTGGCGATCGCGTCGCCCGCCTACGCGCAGTTCGGTGCGCTGAACAAGGGGCTCAAACGCGCGCAGCAGGTCCAGGACCTGCAGATCACCGACAGCGAGGAGCACCAGATCGGCGCCGAGGTGAGCGCGCGCCTCCGCGCGCGGTTCGGCGTCGTGCAGGATAAGGAGATCCACAAGTACGTGACGAGCGTCGGGATGCTGCTCGCGCAGGAAAGCACCCGCGCGAGCCTGCCCTGGACGTTCATCGTGCTCGACACCGACGGCGTGAACGCGTTCGCCTCGCCTGGCGGCTTCATCCACGTCACGAAAGGGGCGCTCGCGCTGATCGCGAACGAGGCGCAGCTGGCCGGCGTGCTCGGGCACGAGATCACCCACGTCACCGAGAAGCACACCATCAACGCGATTCGGAAGAGCAAGGCGGTGCAGATCGGCGCCGACGAGGCGGGCGGCAACAAGGGCCTGCTCGTCAAGGCGATGGCAGGCAAGGTGTACGAGATGGTGATCGAAAACAGCTTCGATCGCGGCGACGAAGGGGAGGCCGACAAGAAAGGGGTCGCGCTCGCGGCAAAGGCCGGCTACGCGCCGGCGGGACTCGCCGACTTCCTCGCGACGCTCGCCGGGCGGAACAAGGGACAGAAAGAGCGGAACGGCCTGTTCGCGTCACACCCGGAAACACAGGACCGCATCGAGAAAATCAGAAAGGACGCCGCGTCGCTGAAGGGCAGTGCCGCGCTGGTGGCGGCACGCTATACGTCTCACGTCAAGTACCAGCCCATCGACCTGACGGAAGTGCCGCAGGCCGGCGAAGGGGCGGCAGGTCTCGCCGGCGGCTCGTCGTCGAAATCTGGTGAGACCCCCAAGGGCGAAACCAAGGCGGCCCAGGAGCAGCCCAGGAAGAAGGGCTTCGGGTTGGGCAGCCTGAAACGCGCTGTCGCGCCGGAGGGCCAGTCCGCGCAGGTGTCGGCCTCGGGAGGCGCGCGAGGAGTGGGTCCGGACAGAAACGCCAACGGGGGCCCGAACGCGGCGCTCGTGACGGTCACGGTGACCGCGGCGGAGCTTGCGGCGTTCAAGAAGGGGATCGCGTAG
- a CDS encoding YHS domain-containing protein: protein MAKDPVCGMTVDEKTAPAKSDYKGQTYYFCMQGCKRKFDADPEHYLSKKG, encoded by the coding sequence ATGGCGAAAGATCCGGTGTGCGGGATGACGGTGGACGAGAAGACGGCGCCCGCCAAGAGTGACTACAAGGGGCAGACCTATTACTTCTGCATGCAGGGCTGCAAGAGGAAGTTTGACGCAGATCCCGAGCACTACCTGAGCAAGAAGGGTTGA
- a CDS encoding protein kinase, with amino-acid sequence MIGTVVQHYRITSRLGGGGMGDVYLAEDLRLRREVALKFLSAALRSDPESQKRLLNEARAASALRSPYIAVTYDIGEHDGRAFIAMEFVQGDVLSDRVRSGALPVDEAVRIGMQVAEALDEAHAHGIIHRDIKTSNLMLTERGLVKVLDFGLAHVMQAGEDQTYVRLTLPGVVLGTISYMAPEQALGQAIDGRADLFSLGVVLYELLTGELPFGGLTQGEIIEQILHVSPPAPSDRRPGISPAMDAVVLRALAKDRSQRFQSATELRDALERALNGDAPGPSTAARMPRSSQRVVVGECCSVAVMTFANISREPSDDWIGSGIAETVTSDLKNVHGVSVISRARLYDAIKHLSGAENGRIDDHVAVDVGRRLGATWIITGGYQRFGPALRITAQFIDARTGSLEKTVKLDGKVEDIFALQDRIVFELLQGINLQLGSGEIEDIEETETRSFAAYEAYSRGLMNLRLASRESMDRAITLFERATTLDPGYAEAWAALGAAYGYKGQFMTVPELVERAIEFERRALALDAANARAHAWLGHAYLNQGRYEEALASIRQAVRLEPDNAAARASLARAYWIGKGQIDEAIGEFRKVLSLNPEGGYAYLQLALLLSLRGRYDEAEQVAATAVDLQERFISGSEGMQIIGAHSRLGYVRYLQGRYDEAIAEYEREMAFISSGDHALRERSTIEVAQKLGAAWLRKGESERAHRYLSMAAKAFEDRVAKGADDPYTRYYMADLEALCGNTDRAIAHLERSFAVLPAISAVRARVDPDLDNLRSDQRFIALLGSAAAAPAQA; translated from the coding sequence ATGATTGGCACCGTCGTTCAGCATTACCGGATCACGTCGCGCCTCGGCGGAGGCGGTATGGGCGACGTGTATCTCGCCGAGGACCTGCGGCTCCGGCGCGAGGTGGCGCTGAAGTTCCTGTCCGCTGCGCTCCGGTCCGACCCGGAGAGCCAGAAGCGGCTGTTGAACGAGGCCCGCGCGGCCTCCGCCCTGCGGTCCCCGTACATCGCGGTGACGTACGACATCGGCGAGCACGACGGGCGCGCCTTCATCGCCATGGAGTTCGTGCAGGGCGACGTGCTCTCCGACCGCGTCCGGTCGGGGGCGCTGCCCGTTGATGAAGCGGTGCGCATCGGCATGCAGGTGGCCGAGGCGCTCGACGAGGCCCACGCGCACGGGATTATCCACCGCGACATCAAGACGTCGAACCTGATGCTGACCGAGCGCGGGCTCGTCAAGGTGCTCGACTTTGGTCTCGCGCACGTGATGCAGGCCGGCGAGGACCAGACCTACGTGCGCCTCACGCTGCCGGGCGTCGTCCTCGGCACGATCAGCTACATGGCGCCGGAACAGGCGCTGGGGCAGGCCATCGACGGCCGCGCGGATCTGTTCTCGCTGGGCGTGGTCCTCTATGAGCTGCTGACCGGTGAATTGCCGTTCGGCGGGCTGACGCAGGGAGAGATCATCGAGCAGATCCTTCACGTGAGCCCTCCCGCGCCATCCGATCGGCGGCCGGGCATCAGTCCCGCCATGGACGCGGTCGTGCTGCGGGCGCTCGCGAAAGACCGGTCGCAGCGGTTCCAGAGCGCGACCGAGCTCCGCGACGCGCTGGAGCGGGCGCTCAACGGGGACGCGCCGGGGCCGTCGACGGCCGCGCGCATGCCGCGGAGTTCGCAGCGGGTCGTCGTCGGGGAGTGCTGCTCGGTGGCGGTCATGACCTTTGCGAACATCAGCCGCGAGCCATCGGACGACTGGATCGGGTCAGGCATCGCCGAGACCGTCACCTCGGACCTGAAGAACGTCCACGGCGTCAGCGTCATCAGCCGCGCGCGCCTCTACGACGCCATCAAGCACCTGAGCGGCGCCGAGAACGGGCGCATCGACGACCACGTGGCCGTGGACGTCGGCCGCAGGCTCGGCGCCACGTGGATCATCACCGGCGGCTACCAGCGGTTCGGGCCGGCGCTGCGCATCACGGCGCAGTTCATCGACGCGCGCACCGGCTCGCTCGAGAAGACCGTGAAGCTCGACGGGAAGGTCGAGGACATCTTCGCGCTGCAGGACCGCATCGTCTTCGAGCTGCTGCAGGGGATCAACCTGCAGCTGGGCTCGGGCGAGATCGAGGACATCGAAGAAACGGAGACGCGATCCTTCGCCGCGTATGAGGCGTACTCGCGCGGGCTGATGAACCTGCGCCTGGCATCGCGCGAGTCGATGGATCGGGCCATCACGCTCTTCGAGCGTGCGACGACGCTGGACCCGGGATACGCCGAGGCGTGGGCGGCGCTCGGAGCGGCGTACGGCTACAAGGGCCAGTTCATGACCGTGCCCGAACTGGTGGAGCGCGCGATCGAGTTCGAGCGGCGCGCGCTCGCGCTGGACGCGGCCAACGCGCGGGCCCACGCGTGGCTCGGACACGCGTACCTGAACCAGGGGCGGTACGAGGAGGCGCTCGCGTCGATCCGGCAGGCGGTGCGGCTCGAGCCGGACAACGCGGCCGCGCGCGCGTCGCTCGCCCGGGCATATTGGATCGGAAAAGGACAGATCGACGAGGCGATCGGCGAATTCCGCAAGGTGCTGTCGCTGAACCCCGAGGGGGGCTACGCCTACCTGCAGCTCGCGCTGCTGCTGTCGCTGCGCGGACGGTACGATGAGGCGGAGCAGGTCGCGGCGACCGCCGTCGATCTGCAGGAGCGGTTCATTTCGGGCAGCGAGGGCATGCAGATCATCGGCGCGCACTCGCGCCTGGGATACGTGCGCTACCTGCAGGGACGTTACGACGAGGCGATCGCCGAGTACGAGCGCGAGATGGCGTTTATCAGCTCCGGCGATCACGCGCTTCGCGAGCGCTCCACGATCGAAGTCGCGCAGAAGCTCGGCGCCGCGTGGCTGCGCAAGGGTGAGAGCGAACGCGCGCACCGCTACCTCTCCATGGCCGCGAAGGCGTTCGAGGATCGCGTGGCGAAGGGCGCCGACGACCCCTACACTCGGTACTACATGGCGGACCTCGAGGCGCTTTGCGGGAACACGGACCGCGCCATCGCGCACCTCGAGCGGTCGTTCGCCGTTCTGCCGGCGATCAGCGCCGTGCGTGCGCGCGTCGATCCGGACCTCGACAACCTGCGCTCCGACCAACGCTTCATCGCGCTGCTCGGCTCAGCCGCCGCGGCGCCCGCCCAGGCGTGA
- a CDS encoding M61 family metallopeptidase, translating into MTRRLMVVSLVTAVALAAAASSPAQEVGYRVTFPAPEHRWMQVEVTFTAVRAPLALRMSRSSPGRYALHEFAKNVHDLRAFDATGREIAVSRSDPYGWEVPAAPDVVRVAYKVYGEQVDGTYLAIDTTHAHMNMPAAFVWARGLADRPIRITFAPPAGARWKVATQLFATNDPWTFTAPNLQYFMDSPTELGPVWELRFTVPQPGGTGNASFRIALHHAGDEAGAREYASGVRRIAAEEAAVFGEFPEYEPGAYTFLADYLPYATGDGMEHRNSTVLTGRADLADPRARRGALSTVAHELFHAWNVERIRPASLEPFDFERANMSGELWLAEGVTSYYGALVMQRAGLQPLDETARDLGALVDAVVNTPARRVRSVVEASRMAPFVDAARPVDPTNFEITHLSYYTWGAGLGLALDLALRDRSNGRVSLDDFMRAMWRAHGKPGGSAPGHVARPYTLDDVRDRLAEVSGDRAFAGEFVSRFVEGREAPDYARLLSRAGFVVRRERPGGAWIGDVSFDSQAQGVRLARLTAPGTPAYHAGLDRDDVIVAIDGQRVSTAADLAAALGARKPGDVVAIRFLRRGDPVTAELTLAEDPALEVVTVESTGARLSAEQRNFRAAWLSPKAAH; encoded by the coding sequence ATGACGCGGCGATTGATGGTCGTCTCTCTTGTGACGGCGGTCGCGCTCGCGGCCGCCGCGTCCAGCCCGGCGCAGGAGGTCGGCTACCGCGTGACCTTTCCCGCGCCGGAACACCGGTGGATGCAGGTCGAGGTGACGTTTACGGCGGTTCGCGCGCCGCTCGCGCTGCGCATGAGCCGGTCGTCCCCGGGCCGCTATGCGTTGCACGAGTTCGCGAAGAACGTGCACGACCTGCGCGCCTTCGACGCCACCGGCCGCGAGATCGCGGTGTCGCGTTCCGATCCGTACGGCTGGGAGGTGCCCGCCGCGCCGGACGTGGTGCGGGTCGCGTACAAGGTTTACGGCGAGCAGGTCGACGGAACGTATCTGGCGATTGACACGACGCACGCCCACATGAACATGCCGGCGGCCTTCGTCTGGGCGAGAGGGCTGGCGGACCGTCCGATCCGGATCACGTTCGCGCCGCCGGCCGGGGCGCGGTGGAAGGTGGCGACGCAGCTGTTTGCCACGAACGATCCGTGGACGTTCACGGCGCCGAACCTCCAGTACTTCATGGACAGCCCAACGGAATTGGGCCCGGTCTGGGAGCTCCGCTTCACGGTGCCGCAACCCGGCGGGACGGGCAACGCGTCGTTTCGGATTGCGCTGCATCACGCCGGCGACGAGGCGGGCGCGCGCGAGTACGCCAGCGGCGTTCGCAGGATCGCCGCCGAAGAGGCCGCCGTCTTCGGCGAGTTTCCTGAGTACGAGCCCGGCGCGTACACGTTCCTCGCCGACTATCTTCCGTACGCCACCGGCGACGGGATGGAGCACCGGAACAGCACGGTGCTGACTGGCCGGGCGGACCTCGCGGATCCGCGCGCGCGCCGCGGCGCGCTCTCGACCGTCGCGCACGAGCTGTTCCACGCCTGGAACGTGGAGCGCATCCGCCCCGCCTCGCTGGAGCCGTTCGACTTCGAGCGGGCGAACATGTCAGGCGAGCTGTGGCTCGCCGAAGGCGTGACGAGCTACTACGGCGCGCTCGTCATGCAGCGTGCCGGCCTCCAGCCGCTCGACGAGACCGCGCGCGATCTTGGCGCGCTCGTCGATGCGGTCGTCAACACGCCGGCGCGCCGGGTGCGGTCGGTGGTGGAGGCGAGCCGCATGGCGCCGTTCGTCGATGCCGCCCGGCCGGTCGATCCGACGAACTTCGAGATCACGCACCTGTCGTATTACACCTGGGGCGCCGGCCTGGGTCTCGCCCTGGATCTGGCGCTGCGCGACCGCAGCAACGGCCGCGTGAGCCTCGATGACTTCATGCGCGCGATGTGGCGGGCGCACGGCAAGCCCGGCGGATCTGCGCCTGGACACGTCGCCCGCCCGTACACCCTGGACGACGTGCGCGATCGCCTCGCGGAGGTGAGCGGCGACCGCGCGTTTGCCGGCGAGTTCGTGTCGCGATTCGTCGAAGGGCGCGAGGCCCCGGACTACGCCCGCCTGCTGTCGCGCGCGGGATTCGTCGTTCGCCGCGAGCGTCCCGGCGGCGCGTGGATCGGCGACGTATCGTTCGACTCCCAGGCGCAGGGGGTGCGGCTCGCGCGGCTCACCGCGCCCGGAACCCCGGCCTACCACGCGGGTCTCGACCGCGATGACGTGATTGTCGCGATCGACGGCCAGCGGGTCTCGACCGCCGCGGACCTCGCCGCCGCGCTCGGCGCCAGGAAACCCGGCGACGTGGTGGCGATTCGGTTCTTGCGTCGCGGCGATCCGGTCACCGCGGAGCTGACGCTTGCCGAAGATCCCGCGCTGGAAGTGGTGACCGTCGAATCGACCGGCGCGCGGCTCAGCGCGGAGCAGCGGAACTTCCGCGCGGCGTGGCTGTCGCCGAAGGCTGCGCATTAG
- a CDS encoding metal-dependent hydrolase: MDTLSHAAWGVATLRSARKETPAGGSQRRVHWWAAALAGAAPDLLFFVPSRIEWWLARGTLDFPFSAEPGIWREGGPPLPPDLVMAYGRYYVKTHSLVLLAVVCLALWATGRKRWLWLAAPYALHILMDMPTHERYRTQPLWPLSSWQIHGLTWGDPRIFFPHLAILIGVYVWLRKTERI, from the coding sequence GTGGACACGCTGTCGCACGCCGCGTGGGGCGTTGCCACGCTCAGGAGCGCACGGAAGGAGACGCCGGCCGGTGGGAGCCAGAGGCGCGTCCACTGGTGGGCCGCCGCGCTGGCGGGGGCCGCGCCCGACCTGCTGTTCTTCGTTCCGTCGCGGATCGAGTGGTGGCTCGCGCGCGGGACGCTCGACTTTCCTTTCAGCGCAGAGCCCGGGATCTGGCGCGAAGGCGGACCGCCGCTCCCGCCGGACCTCGTCATGGCGTACGGCCGCTACTACGTGAAGACGCACAGCCTCGTGCTGCTCGCCGTCGTGTGCCTCGCTCTGTGGGCGACCGGGCGCAAGCGATGGTTGTGGCTCGCGGCGCCGTACGCGCTGCACATCCTCATGGACATGCCGACCCACGAGCGGTACCGCACGCAGCCGCTGTGGCCGCTGTCATCGTGGCAGATTCACGGGCTCACGTGGGGCGACCCGCGAATCTTCTTTCCGCACCTCGCCATCCTGATCGGCGTGTACGTGTGGCTCCGGAAGACAGAACGGATATGA
- a CDS encoding ABC transporter permease codes for MSRILIVATFEFMALVRTKAFLIGVLLMPVFMMGTIVFQRVTEKRLDSTTRTFAVVDHTGGVYPVLAAAVEQWNAQAIGPDGAPRAPKFVAREVDPAARPIDELRLQLSDQVRRKELFAFVEVPREALDPARQPAAGVQYHSDHPSYETLPRFLDAAIGRTVLAIRFRAAALDPREIDRLARAPRLENLGLFDRDASGRLTSAEQLDRVRSIAVPAVFMALMFLVVMTSSPQLLNSVMEEKMSRISEVLVSSITPFQLMMGKLLGSAAVSIVLAVVYLLGAYRAAAYWGYADALTPPMVGWFMLFLVCAVLLFGSIFVSIGAACSDFKDAQSMMTPAMLIVMLPIFVWTAVLRAPDSALAVGMSLFPPATPFLMLLRLALRPSPPLWQVLLSVVLVLLTVVAAVWAAGKIFRTGILMHGKSATLGEMLRWVRAS; via the coding sequence ATGTCTAGAATCCTCATCGTCGCCACCTTCGAGTTCATGGCGCTGGTCCGCACGAAGGCGTTCCTCATCGGCGTCCTGCTGATGCCGGTCTTCATGATGGGGACGATCGTGTTTCAGCGCGTCACCGAGAAGCGCCTGGACAGCACGACGCGGACCTTTGCCGTGGTCGATCACACCGGCGGCGTGTACCCCGTGCTGGCCGCCGCGGTCGAACAGTGGAACGCGCAGGCGATCGGGCCGGACGGCGCGCCGCGCGCGCCGAAGTTTGTCGCGCGCGAGGTGGATCCCGCCGCGCGTCCCATCGACGAGCTGAGGCTGCAGCTCTCCGACCAGGTTCGCCGGAAGGAGCTGTTCGCCTTCGTCGAGGTTCCGCGTGAGGCGCTCGATCCCGCCCGGCAGCCGGCGGCCGGGGTGCAGTACCACTCCGACCACCCGTCCTACGAGACGCTGCCGCGGTTTCTGGACGCGGCCATCGGGCGGACGGTCCTCGCGATCCGGTTCCGCGCCGCCGCACTCGATCCGCGCGAGATCGACAGGCTGGCGCGGGCGCCGCGCCTTGAAAACCTCGGTCTGTTCGACCGCGACGCGTCCGGGCGCCTGACATCCGCCGAGCAGCTCGATCGGGTCCGCTCGATCGCGGTCCCCGCGGTGTTCATGGCGCTGATGTTCCTCGTGGTGATGACCAGCTCGCCGCAGCTCCTCAACAGCGTCATGGAAGAGAAGATGTCGCGCATCAGCGAGGTCCTGGTGTCCTCGATCACGCCGTTCCAGCTGATGATGGGGAAGCTGCTCGGCAGCGCCGCCGTGTCGATCGTGCTCGCGGTGGTGTACCTGCTGGGCGCGTACCGCGCGGCCGCGTACTGGGGGTACGCCGACGCGCTGACGCCGCCGATGGTGGGCTGGTTCATGCTGTTCCTGGTGTGCGCCGTCCTGCTCTTCGGGTCGATCTTCGTGTCGATTGGCGCCGCCTGCAGCGATTTCAAGGACGCGCAGAGCATGATGACGCCGGCGATGCTGATCGTCATGCTGCCGATCTTCGTCTGGACCGCCGTGCTGCGGGCGCCGGACAGCGCGCTGGCGGTCGGCATGTCGCTCTTCCCGCCGGCGACGCCGTTCCTGATGCTGCTCCGTCTCGCGCTGCGCCCGTCGCCGCCGTTGTGGCAGGTGCTTCTCTCCGTCGTCCTGGTGCTGCTGACGGTGGTGGCCGCGGTCTGGGCGGCGGGCAAGATCTTCCGCACGGGGATCCTGATGCACGGCAAGTCGGCGACGCTCGGCGAAATGCTCCGCTGGGTCAGGGCCAGCTGA
- a CDS encoding ATP-binding cassette domain-containing protein — MQAIEIRRVTKRFNGVTAVDDVSLSVPRGCIYGFIGPNGSGKTTTIRMILSILLPDAGEIEVLGSRDTHAARDRVGYLPEERGLYKRMTPRRLLRYFGRLKGASQASVDAAASDWLTRFELAGYADRKIEALSKGMAQKLQFIAAVVASPELLILDEPFSGLDPVNADVLRDAVLEMKRRGATVVFSTHDMATAERMCDRIFMIFRGRAVLDGTLRDIQDRYGADTVRVRVDGGVATLSRFSEIEAMNDHGQLQEIRLRGDAQQFLAKLVPQARVHHFEVTRPSLHDIFVRIARPADAGGSRAEAADRERAAKAGDV, encoded by the coding sequence ATGCAAGCCATCGAAATCCGGCGCGTGACCAAGCGTTTCAATGGCGTCACGGCCGTCGACGACGTGTCGCTGTCGGTGCCGCGCGGATGCATCTATGGCTTCATCGGGCCGAACGGGTCGGGCAAGACGACCACGATTCGGATGATCCTGAGCATCCTGCTCCCGGACGCCGGCGAGATCGAGGTGCTCGGCAGCCGGGACACCCACGCGGCGCGGGATCGGGTCGGCTACCTGCCGGAAGAGCGCGGCCTCTATAAGAGGATGACGCCCCGCAGGCTGCTGCGGTACTTCGGCCGGCTCAAGGGAGCGTCACAGGCGTCGGTCGATGCGGCGGCGAGCGACTGGTTGACGCGATTCGAACTGGCCGGTTACGCGGACCGGAAGATCGAGGCGCTCTCGAAGGGCATGGCGCAGAAGCTCCAGTTCATCGCGGCCGTCGTGGCCTCACCCGAGCTGCTGATCCTGGACGAGCCGTTCTCCGGGCTGGATCCGGTCAACGCCGACGTGCTGCGCGATGCGGTGCTCGAGATGAAGCGCCGCGGGGCCACCGTGGTCTTCAGCACCCACGACATGGCGACGGCCGAGAGGATGTGCGACCGCATCTTCATGATCTTCCGGGGGCGGGCGGTGCTCGACGGCACGCTGCGCGACATCCAGGATCGGTACGGCGCCGATACCGTCCGCGTGCGCGTGGACGGTGGCGTGGCCACGCTGTCGCGTTTCTCGGAGATCGAGGCCATGAACGACCACGGGCAGCTGCAGGAGATCCGGCTGCGCGGCGACGCGCAGCAATTCCTGGCGAAGCTCGTCCCGCAGGCGCGCGTGCACCATTTCGAGGTCACGCGTCCGTCGCTGCACGACATCTTCGTGCGAATCGCGCGTCCCGCCGACGCGGGCGGCAGCCGTGCCGAAGCGGCGGACCGTGAGCGCGCCGCGAAGGCGGGAGATGTCTAG